Within Psychrobacter sp. AH5, the genomic segment CTACAAATAGCCAGTCTCGTATTTGATCCCCTTTACCATAAATAGGTAACGGTTTACCCTCCAAAGCATTGAGAATGACTAAAGGAATAAGCTTTTCTGGAAAATGATAAGGACCATAGTTATTTGAGCAATTGGTAATAACTATTGGCAAACCATAAGTACGATGCCACGCCCTTACTAGATGGTCAGAGCTAGCTTTAGACGCTGAGTAAGGAGAACTTGGCGCATAGGCAGTAGATTCAGTAAACAGATCTGTTGTATTCTCTAGATCACCATAAACTTCGTCTGTAGAGATATGGTGAAACTTGAATTTCCCTTTGTCTTTGTCATTTAAATCTTGCCAATAGTGACGAGCCACTTCTAACAGGTTATAAGTCCCAACAATATTGGTACTAATGAACTCAGCCGGTCCATCAATGGATCGGTCTACATGCGATTCTGCTGCTAGATGCATGACGATATCGGGATTGAAGTCTGCAAAAGACTGCTCTAGAGCCTCCTTATCGCAGATATCAATCTGTCGAAAGCTATATCTAGAACTTTCAGAAACCTCGCTAAGCGACTCTAAGTTACCCGCATAAGTAAGCTTATCGATATTTAAAACATTATCAGTAGTGTTCTTTATAATATGCCGTATTAAGGCAGAACCAATAAATCCTGCGCCACCGGTAACTAGTATTCTCATATAAATATACTCTTGCCTAATAAAAAGCTAAGAACCTATAAAGGCCTTAGCTTCTGT encodes:
- the rfbB gene encoding dTDP-glucose 4,6-dehydratase, which codes for MRILVTGGAGFIGSALIRHIIKNTTDNVLNIDKLTYAGNLESLSEVSESSRYSFRQIDICDKEALEQSFADFNPDIVMHLAAESHVDRSIDGPAEFISTNIVGTYNLLEVARHYWQDLNDKDKGKFKFHHISTDEVYGDLENTTDLFTESTAYAPSSPYSASKASSDHLVRAWHRTYGLPIVITNCSNNYGPYHFPEKLIPLVILNALEGKPLPIYGKGDQIRDWLFVEDHARALYKVVTVGKIGETYNIGGHNEKQNIEVVKTICQILDELKPQANNELYDSLITYVKDRPGHDMRYAIDASKIKNELGWVPKETFESGIRKTVEWYLYNLEWCRRVQDGSYQRERLGVGQ